From the genome of Pungitius pungitius chromosome 21, fPunPun2.1, whole genome shotgun sequence, one region includes:
- the ptges3l gene encoding putative protein PTGES3L: MNKPKIVRPEESQPAHALWFDRKKYVTINFMVHKPKDVQVDIQPDKMILCCKNDSDDVIYNELYFYDKVLINDSRERVYDRTINVLLRKVKPDYSWPHLQKDLAKPSWISVDFDNWRDWEHEEDEGKEEFDRYMDMIQEMSASNKGTAPDMGDLSDSD, from the exons ATGAACAAGCCAAAAATTGTCAGACCAGAGGAGAG CCAGCCAGCACATGCGCTGTGGTTTGACAGAAAGAAATACGTAACCATTAACTTCATGGTTCACAAACCTAAAGACGTCCAAGTTGATATCCAGCCGGATAAAATGATTTTATG CTGCAAAAATGACTCGGACGACGTGATCTACAATGAACTGTACTTTTACGACAAAGTCCTGATCAAT GACTCCAGAGAAAGAGTCTATGACCGCACCATCAATGTCTTGCTAAGAAAGGTGAAGCCGGATTATTCATGGCCTCATCTCCAGAAGGATCTGGCTAAG cccaGCTGGATTTCTGTGGACTTTGATAACTGGAGGGACTGGGAGCACGAAGAAGACGAGGGAAAGGAGGAGTTTGACAGATACATGGAT ATGATCCAAGAAATGTCTGCCAGTAATAAAGGAACAGCACCAGATATGGGGGATCTCAGTGAT tctgactga
- the aarsd1 gene encoding alanyl-tRNA editing protein Aarsd1: MAFQCQLDSYMREFVTSVVSCSPAELKQEVGGKKETVKGFNVKLLDTILFPEGGGQPDDRGLIGDVPVLRVTRHGLDAVHFVASPVEVGREVRVKVDWERRFDHMQQHSGQHLITAVAENLFGFKTTSWELGRQRSSIELDAPSVTPAQLQAVEDSVNDKIRVHVPVYVQHLSTDDPAVEKVRSRGLPDDHAGPIRIVDIEGVDANMCCGTHVSNLSHLQVIKLLGTEKGKKNKTNLIFLVGNRVIKYAERSYSTERSLVSLLKTGPDEHVEAVDKLQKSVKLLQKTNLSLLRDMAVLVAQNFKNNPQRGNFFSLHRKEGDNEFMSIIANEINTEETLLFLTVGEEKGPGLFLLAGPSGRVAEMVPRVLEMLQGKGAGKNGRFQGKANSLSRRGEVEALLQQHASQGQ; encoded by the exons ATGGCTTTTCAGTGTCAACTGGACAGCTACATGAGAGAG TTCGTCACCTCCGTCGTGTCCTGCAGCCCAGCGGagctcaaacaggaagtgggcggAAAGAAGGAAACGGTGAAAGGCTTCAACGTGAAGCTCCTCGACACCATACTGTTCCCCGAGGGGGGCGGCCAG CCCGATGACCGCGGCCTCATCGGAGACGTGCCGGTGCTGAGGGTGACGAGGCACGGGCTGGACGCCGTGCACTTTGTGGCCTCACCTGTGGAGGTGGGCCGGGAGGTGCGCGTCAAGGTGGACTGGGAGAGGAGGTTCGACCACATGCAGCAACACTCCG GTCAGCATTTGATCACCGCTGTGGCAGAAAACCTTTTCGGATTCAAGACCACATCCTG GGAGCTGGGGCGTCAGAGAAGCAGCATCGAGCTGGACGCTCCCTCTGTGACGCCGGCCCAGCTCCAGGCTGTGGAGGACTCCGTAAACGACAAGATCCGAGTCCACGTGCCCGTCTACGTTCAGCACCTCTCTACAGACGATCCTGCTGTGGAAAAG GTGAGGAGTCGAGGGCTCCCCGACGACCACGCCGGACCGATCCGGATCGTCGACATCGAGGGCGTTGATGCCAACATGTGCTGCGGGACCCACGTGTCCAACCTCAGTCACTTACAG GTGATAAAGCTACTGGGAActgagaaaggaaagaaaaacaaaaccaacctGATCTTCCTGGTAGGAAATAGGGTTATAAAGTATGCTGAGAGAAGCTACAGCACAGAGCGATCTCTGGTGTCTCTCCTGAA AACTGGACCCGATGAGCACGTTGAGGCCGTCGACAAGTTGCAGAAGTCTGTTAAACTACTTCAAAAA acgAACCTGAGCCTGCTGCGAGACATGGCCGTCCTCGTGGCCCAGAACTTCAAGAACAACCCCCAGAGAGGAAACTTCTTCAGCTTGCACAG GAAAGAGGGTGACAATGAGTTCATGAGCATCATCGCCAACGAAATAAACACAGAGGAGACGTTGCTCTTCCTGACTGTCGGCGAGGAGAAGGGACCCGGTTTGTTTCTACTGGCTGGACCCAGTGGACGGGTCGCTGAGATGGTACCGCG GGTGTTGGAGATGCTCCAAGGGAAGGGGGCGGGGAAGAACGGACGCTTCCAAGGAAAAGCCAACAGCCTGAGTCGCAGAGGGGAGGTGGAggctctcctgcagcagcacgcCTCACAGGGACAATAA
- the kat7b gene encoding histone acetyltransferase KAT7 has product MWRKRRGATLCVHTNFCLKKKSINSFLPSFFVSLGEILPFLNTTLQGVPRIKHKMPRRRQRHMVGSGSDGTEDSDSSAEREQTNSSESDGNVSKRQRLTRASTRLSQSSQDTPDLKRAADHDDESPPLTPTGNAPSSESELDISSPNASHDESLAKDQASRDSDKDLPHRPKRRRCHETYNFNMKCPTPGCNSLGHLTGKHERHFAVSGCPLYHNLSADECKVKAVSREKQEEEVKEENNSRHATRHQTPTSKQSRYKEQVSEMRKGRNSGLQKEQKEKHMEHRQTHSNTREPLLENITSEYDLELFRKAQARASEDLEKLRIQGQITEGSNMIKTILFGRYELDTWYHSPYPEEYARLGRLYVCEFCLKYMKSQTILRRHMAKCVWKHPPGDEVYRKGGISVFEVDGKKNKIYCQNLCLLAKLFLDHKTLYYDVEPFLFYVMTEADNTGCHLVGYFSKEKNSFLNYNVSCILTMPQYMRQGFGKMLIDFSYLLSKVEEKVGSPERPLSDLGLISYRSYWKEVLLRYMCTFQGKEISIKEISQETAVNPVDIVSTLQSLQMLKYWKGKHLVLKRQDLIDEWKAKEIKRGHSNKTIDPSSLKWTPPKGT; this is encoded by the exons ATGTGGCGCAAGAGACGCGGTGCTACGCTGTGTGTACATACGAACttctgccttaaaaaaaaatcaataaatagtTTTCTTCCGTCTTTTTTTGTAAGTTTAGGGGAAATTCTGCCATTTCTGAATACAACCCTGCAGGGAGTACCGCGCATCAAGCATAAAATGCCTCGCAGACGACAG agACATATGGTCGGGAGCGGTTCGGATGGAACTGAAGACTCTGACTCCTCCGCTGAAAGGGAACAGACCAACAGTTCAGAGAGTGATGGCAACGTGTCCAAGAGACAGCGCCTCACCAGAGCCTCTACTCGCCTTAGCCAAAGCTCTCAGG ATACTCCGGACTTGAAGCGGGCCGCCGACCACGACGACGAGTCTCCGCCACTGACGCCCACGGGAAACGCCCCCTCTTCTGAATCCGAGCTGGACATCTCCAGCCCCAATGCCTCCCACGACGAGAGCCTGGCCAAAGATCAAGCCAGCAGAGACTCTGACAAGGACCTGCCCCACCGACCCAAGCGCCGCCGCTGTCACGAGACCTACAACTTCAACATGAAGTGCCCCACGCCGGGGTGCAACTCCCTCG GTCATCTCACAGGAAAGCATGAACGCCATTTTGCAGTATCAGGTTGCCCTCTTTACCACAATCTTTCTGCTGATGAATGCAAG GTAAAAGCCGTCAGCCGCGAGaaacaagaggaggaggtgaaggaggaaaaCAACTCGCGCCACGCCACTCGCCACCAG aCGCCGACGTCGAAACAGAGCAGATACAAAGAGCAGGTGTCTGAGATGAGGAAGGGGCGGAACTCGGGCCTtcagaaggagcagaaggagaagcacATG GAGCATCGGCAGACGCACAGCAACACCAGAGAGCCTCTGCTGGAGAACATCACCAGTGAATATGACCTGGAGCTCTTCAGAAAAGCCCAGGCCCGTGCATCTGAAGATCTG GAGAAGCTGCGTATCCAGGGCCAGATCACCGAGGGCAGCAACATGATCAAGACCATCCTGTTTGGCCGCTACGAGCTGGACACCTGGTACCACTCGCCGTACCCCGAGGAGTACGCGCGCCTCGGTCGCCTCTACGTCTGCGAGTTCTGTCTGAAGTACATGAAGAGCCAGACCATTCTCAGAAGACACATG GCCAAGTGTGTGTGGAAGCATCCTCCTGGAGACGAGGTGTACAGAAAAGGAGGCATTTCTGTGTTCGAAGTCGATGGCAAAAAGAACAAG ATCTACTGCCAGAACCTGTGTTTACTCGCCAAGCTCTTCTTGGACCACAAGACGCTGTACTACGACGTCGAGCCCTTCCTCTTCTACGTCATGACGGAGGCTGACAACACCGGCTGCCATTTAGTGGGCTACTTTTCCAAG GAGAAGAATTCCTTCCTCAACTACAATGTGTCTTGTATCCTGACGATGCCACAGTACATGAGGCAGGGCTTCGGCAAGATGCTCATCGACTTca GCTACCTGCTGTCCAAAGTAGAGGAGAAGGTGGGCTCCCCGGAGAGGCCTCTGTCCGACCTGGGCCTCATCAGTTACCGGAGCTACTGGAAGGAGGTGTTGCTCCGATACATGTGCACCTTCCAGGGCAAGGAGATCTCCATCAAAG AGATCAGCCAGGAGACCGCCGTGAACCCGGTGGACATCGTCAGCACCCTGCAGTCCCTCCAGATGCTGAAGTACTGGAAGGGGAAGCACCTGGTGTTGAAGAGACAG gACCTGATAGATGAGTGGAAAGCAAAGGAGATCAAGCGAGGCCACAGCAACAAAACCATCGACCCGAGCTCGCTGAAGTGGACCCCCCCCAAAGGGACATGA
- the si:ch211-131k2.2 gene encoding uncharacterized protein si:ch211-131k2.2, whose translation MDAVKIQLLVVIFCASVQTSQALSSGVEEEREFSPDWQDASMEAGLTRPMAALMKRSKALRFYGLMGKRSGPKTPFKVNRRNKGEVFVGLMGRSLSSDESLSRDIPSATTTVSDVSEEQHRRGSSEEWVPVLY comes from the exons ATGGACGCCGTGAAGATCCAGCTGCTCGTGGTGATCTTCTGTGCTTCGGTGCAAACCTCTCAGGCTCTGTCCTCcggtgtggaggaggagagagagttcTCTCCAGACTGGCAG gACGCGTCGATGGAGGCGGGTCTGACCCGTCCGATGGCCGCTTTGATGAAAAGATCTAAAGCTCTGCGCTTCTACGGACTCATGGGGAAACGCTCAG GTCCAAAGACACCTTTTAAAGTGAACAGAC GGAACAAAGGCGAGGTGTTCGTGGGCCTGATGGGCCGAAGCCTTTCCAGTGacg AATCTTTAAGCAGAGACATCCCGTCTGCAACCACGACTGTGAGCGACGTCTCGGAGGAACAACACAGGCGAG GTTCCTCCGAGGAATGGGTCCCCGTCCTGTACTGA